The following are from one region of the Achromobacter xylosoxidans genome:
- a CDS encoding LysR substrate-binding domain-containing protein: MRLHSPSMSELHAFVTAARLGSFTRAAEVLCVTQGAVSRAISRLEAHFGQPLMHRNAHGLTLTETGRRLYDGTQGPLQQIESLSAGLRANDRRLRLTLSTVPTLASAWLVPRLSDFHARHPDIQLGFAAYRRNEDFSGATPDASILSGLPEQWPGWQVDYVIGRELVVICHPARLAARRAQGLWETPAGLLGEPLLYHSNGMDNWMQWLAAAGVPRASVQLSNGFDQVSILVRAVMADMGIAVLQRCLVRDDLQAGRVAAPFPDLPIRIARGYHLCAPAQRRDHYALACFRLWLLETAGQDPDVVAAGPG, from the coding sequence ATGCGACTGCACTCGCCCTCCATGTCCGAACTGCACGCCTTCGTGACGGCGGCACGCCTGGGCAGCTTCACCCGCGCCGCGGAGGTCTTGTGCGTCACCCAGGGCGCCGTCAGCCGCGCCATTTCCCGCCTGGAAGCGCATTTCGGCCAGCCGCTGATGCATCGCAACGCCCATGGCCTGACCCTGACTGAAACCGGACGCCGCCTGTACGACGGCACGCAAGGCCCGCTGCAGCAGATCGAATCGCTCAGCGCCGGATTGCGTGCCAACGACCGCCGCCTGCGCCTGACGCTGTCGACGGTGCCGACGCTGGCCAGCGCCTGGCTGGTGCCCCGCCTGTCCGACTTTCACGCGCGCCATCCGGATATCCAGCTCGGCTTCGCGGCCTACCGCCGCAACGAGGACTTTTCGGGCGCGACGCCCGATGCCAGCATCCTGTCCGGCCTGCCCGAGCAATGGCCTGGCTGGCAGGTGGACTACGTTATCGGGCGTGAACTGGTCGTGATCTGCCACCCCGCCCGGCTGGCGGCGCGGCGCGCGCAGGGACTCTGGGAGACCCCGGCCGGCCTGCTTGGGGAGCCGCTGCTGTATCACTCGAATGGCATGGACAACTGGATGCAGTGGCTGGCCGCTGCTGGCGTGCCGCGCGCCTCGGTCCAGCTGTCCAATGGTTTCGACCAGGTTTCCATCCTGGTCCGCGCCGTCATGGCTGACATGGGTATCGCGGTGCTGCAGCGCTGCCTGGTCCGCGACGACCTGCAGGCGGGACGCGTGGCGGCCCCGTTTCCCGACCTGCCCATACGCATCGCCCGCGGCTATCACTTATGCGCGCCGGCCCAGCGCCGCGACCACTATGCGCTGGCCTGCTTCCGGCTATGGCTGCTGGAGACTGCCGGGCAAGATCCCGACGTGGTCGCCGCCGGCCCGGGTTGA